A region from the Antennarius striatus isolate MH-2024 chromosome 24, ASM4005453v1, whole genome shotgun sequence genome encodes:
- the LOC137591402 gene encoding retinitis pigmentosa 1-like 1 protein, which yields MHSVRAGLWDPRLPSEQHASPHSNLRFTNVTSATPAKRITFYKSGDSQFGGIRMAVHKRSFKCFDTLLDDLSQKMPLPFGVRTVTTPRGTHTIQHLEQLQDGGCYLCSDRRQAKPINIELAGKRPNAWYHHGHRPHPPEASSATPPGHLPFRQRRILLVKNSEPGMRRSVMLSRRSARSLRSFLNEASDVMQFHVRKFYTAEGRRIDSLQNLLACPGILVCVGREAFSPMLVNLIRKSSEEKLPTLGSKSPGLGPRTPGNGARSPTAPGVRSTPHGSQSRASENSEGQESKKSVNFGLETKKSIIHPRSDSSNRSTHFSMSSEKSYGVSAYSHARPTITNEDIEKRVLVNKDGSLSLEMRVRFRLQNDETLQWSTQVKKSPSLTNECCPLSQSQPYYLQQGQSESCSDSASFDYSNQRPQSISEGVHCSCCHQRREREYDLWENPAHSRKQCPVPPPHASGSPHSKIRDTRSSSSSSSCNSRRVVRCRARLSKCRGGSGPNQLVQEEMCVMEQVERRVEVEQDGDTHVEVHRVSRCCSRSEVVAIDDNLRPLEDELMTEEPGEHSLSAISSSSNVLQSLREDPDDDFPFSTSQCCNCNEPSPSPTAEGEPRGKEDSDISTGSVLDRASCRSNKASDDEDDEITRVASGLSNQMRLSASSVQSRASSVCLNCGGCKYEIDSVSSSRASQADHSRRASPKPATPLSTATTGKEEERASRAASTTSHRSKRSHKSGCNCDTGLTAEGERSPSATSAQSSKSHAANRAASPDMERRQEAAGEIGVDRPPSSLSAKSGAAEEDDTNKRAPSTLSGSLGISVKSDKVERPDSVLSAKSTKSNVSAMSSMSHRSTCSHFDATQEPVIKITGQEEGTQAEDGPRAESAKSNKSTKSNKSHKSKEASEASGSPKLDTGGDLEKRAESQTSNRSVKSNISVKSCQSSCHVETPIVREVQENENGLQEEAKSQKSNLSTASPNPSEAEEPSTETNAEAQSPERAVSALSVKSKSSVRSTVSNKSHSSKNIQTESPYTNITIKTPVIIDEDGNERVRSSASAQSGKSRVSVGSSQKSNNDRAADVETDADETEVTDYDTKSKCSEQSRGQSLSPTRARSPRKRSVKDPAQSTGQQLMPSGSDTRGPSALSVHSSKSAKSGRSKCCCGATSGKEKQEDKEEKSKEGNDVVKNEEASEQASSVRSLSTKSKRRGSGGTEQTLSRKSSGSVSLGLPEDQETAESDSGKSSVSFHVNNQRGKTASSDVTNCSAPPDAQGNVEETESAMSQKSNVDITLSHNLPAIDIPKIETPNGSNENWEGSGRQKSRAGSALSARSSRSHKSTCSCSIKAAALAIETGSTKSNNDSNRTLSAMSSASPSVCCKSPERVSVKKSNVIKLTPESSANDTDTQTITRPASQSKREEDVPGKKELGVQTKSPCCLRPKSATSALSGSLNSNKDQKTKSKSSAKTSKSEKRAIKAPSPCFKNSSRPHSKAETCSESTLSHSLSAADLLKETMTTERLRTKQSKSSKTSEKSWSEKRQSENQPDQELPDLTPACLPNASPNEVVSDWLRSIPANSGMLGLGDELHEDEEKMTVEKSEGEAAKEEEESPEDEKVEKGEKTDAEQVDEKEEAGCDATDPAPVNATETPSHPKALLLNEPLPKNWDSSAAVMKVLLSSSTGRCRSMPEVSPVYGRRLSTSARGFLDCLAQLQLIEPVVSSGFDQQKNRRFEDIIAILQSLWLTGPRETEAKESKDIGKEQVTPPRSSSGVDMSSGSGGSGKENGNGSGDGKAQNKTTEVESLHEDEHGKQNDNEIKAEAEDLAKTTSSESPKATENPSSSDKSSAPDSSKSPTDNEQEAPEDTSSGTPSTVLQAPLSKKLPQDPDPVWILQLLKKVEKQFMSHYSNAMAEFKVRWDLDDSLILDTMIAELRDEVSRRIQSSIEREMKKIHSRVGKTGKSAQMPKRANLSRDSTMTEKRRQMLRVMKNQSVKTADSVSDVEMAGDFSDQRSEDEYCPCEACIRKKMAARPLKVNPLAAEAPVMMEFDLLKILQRKKSPPPSVVPPPVEEKSDKMASDEEGRNLEVVQEEEEEESKEGVKADVVLEETSPELDEEMEKDGGEGGGKEEISVSDEEDEGLCHCHCAKNVEEQKDVGEGEGETTEGEDTMETTDDTAEGETGESGEAGPESNPEEEEEQATENEDDDAARKDSNHQDLTEEDEDTEKERERETSEEERASARGQGVTEGEEADGEDSDAMDEGTKVTGSKKERDVEEEEEVLEETAEIKPEEGEVNGEKSDECALLHQFTRTSVESQPGSLEDNDTDSPPNQVRSVEASKLSAGGGAGQRRSRSPARVKRSKPKECDEELDF from the exons ATGCATTCAGTCCGGGCGGGGTTGTGGGACCCCCGGCTCCCATCTGAACAACATGCGTCACCCCACTCCAACTTACGCTTCACCAACGTGACCAGCGCCACCCCAGCCAAGCGGATCACCTTTTACAAAAGCGGCGACAGCCAGTTCGGGGGCATCAGGATGGCGGTGCACAAACGCAGCTTCAAATGCTTTGACACCCTGCTGGACGACCTTTCCCAAAAG ATGCCTCTGCCGTTCGGTGTGCGGACCGTGACCACCCCCCGCGGCACACACACCATCCAACACCTGGAGCAGCTCCAGGATGGCGGCTGCTACCTCTGCTCTGACCGGCGCCAAGCTAAGCCAATCAACATCGAGCTCGCCGGTAAACGTCCGAACGCCTGGTACCATCACGGCCACCGGCCCCATCCGCCAGAGGCCTCGTCCGCCACGCCGCCCGGACATCTGCCGTTCAGGCAGCGGCGGATACTGCTGGTGAAGAACAGCGAGCCGGGGATGAGGAGGAGTGTGATGCTCAGCAGGAGGTCAGCCAGGAGCCTGAGGTCGTTTCTCAACGAAGCGTCCGATGTGATGCAGTTCCACGTCCGCAAATTCTACACTGCAGAGGGACGGAGG ATTGACAGCTTGCAGAACCTCTTGGCTTGTCCTGGTATCTTGGTTTGTGTTGGACGGGAAGCCTTCAGTCCGATGCTCGTGAACTTAATCAGGAAGAGTTCAGAGGAAAAACTGCCTACTCTAGGCAGCAAGTCCCCCGGTCTCGGCCCCAGAACTCCTGGTAATGGGGCCAGATCACCCACTGCTCCAGGAGTGAGATCCACTCCGCATGGATCTCAGTCCAGAGCCAGCGAAAACAGCGAAGGGCAGGAAAGCAAGAAAAGTG TTAACTTTGGCCTGGAAACCAAAAAAAGCATCATCCACCCTCGTTCAGATTCCTCAAACCGCTCCACCCATTTCTCCATGTCATCAGAGAAGTCGTACGGTGTCAGCGCCTACTCCCACGCCAGGCCGACGATTACGAACGAGGACATAGAGAAGCGTGTCTTGGTCAATAAAGATGGCAGCCTGTCGTTAGAGATGAGGGTACGCTTCCGACTACAGAACGATGAAACCCTGCAGTGGTCGACGCAAGTTAAAAAATCCCCATCTCTGACAAATGAATGTTGCCCCCTGAGCCAATCCCAGCCCTATTATCTGCAACAGGGCCAATCCGAAAGCTGCTCTGATTCTGCATCGTTTGATTATTCCAACCAGCGTCCACAAAGCATTTCAGAAGGGGTTCACTGTTCCTGTTGCCACCAGAGACGAGAACGGGAGTACGACTTGTGGGAGAACCCAGCCCACAGCCGCAAACAGTGTCCCGTCCCTCCCCCACATGCATCCGGCAGCCCCCACTCTAAAATCAGAGATACACGATCTTCCAGCTCCTCGTCATCGTGCAATTCCAGGAGGGTGGTGCGCTGTCGGGCACGGCTCTCCAAATGCAGAGGAGGCTCAGGGCCGAACCAGCTGGTCCAGGAggagatgtgtgtgatggagcaGGTTGAACGAAGAGTTGAGGTGGAGCAGGACGGAGACACCCACGTCGAGGTGCACAGGGTGAGCCGATGTTGCAGTCGCAGTGAAGTCGTCGCCATTGACGACAACCTACGACCTCTGGAGGATGAGCTGATGACGGAGGAACCCGGGGAGCATTCCCTGTCTGCGATCAGCAGCTCCTCTAATGTCTTGCAGTCGCTGAGAGAAGACCCAGATGACGACTTTCCATTCAGCACCTCACAATGCTGTAACTgcaatgaaccctccccatccCCGACAGCTGAGGGCGAACCGAGGGGCAAAGAAGATAGCGACATCTCAACTGGTTCCGTCCTGGATCGAGCCTCCTGTAGGTCCAACAAAGCCTCAGACGATGAAGACGACGAGATAACGAGGGTTGCCAGTGGCTTGTCCAATCAAATGAGACTTTCAGCGAGTTCTGTCCAGTCAAGGGCATCAAGTGTATGTCTGAACTGTGGAGGTTGTAAATATGAGATAGATTCCGTTTCCAGCAGTAGAGCCTCACAGGCAGACCATTCTCGGCGAGCCTCCCCAAAACCTGCTACACCCCTCTCTACAGCGACaacaggaaaagaggaagaaagggcTTCTCGTGCCGCCTCAACCACAAGCCACAGGTCCAAGAGATCACATAAGTCTGGATGTAATTGTGACACTGGTTTGACAGCAGAAGGGGAGAGAAGTCCCAGTGCCACATCAGCCCAGTCCAGTAAGTCTCATGCGGCCAACAGAGCTGCATCTCCTGACatggagagaagacaggaagcggcgGGTGAGATCGGTGTAGACAGACCACCGAGCTCATTGTCTGCTAAATCTGGTGCTGCTGAAGAGGACGATACAAACAAAAGAGCTCCCAGTACGCTTTCTGGTAGCTTGGGTATTTCTGTCAAATCTGACAAGGTAGAACGACCCGACAGCGTCTTGTCCGCCAAATCGACTAAATCAAATGTATCAGCAATGTCCAGCATGTCTCACAGGTCCACTTGCAGTCATTTTGATGCAACTCAAGAACctgtaataaaaataactggACAGGAAGAAGGAACTCAGGCAGAAGACGGACCGCGGGCTGAATCAGCAAAGTCAAATAAGTCCACCAAGTCTAATAAATCCCATAAGTCCAAAGAAGCTTCAGAAGCTTCAGGTTCTCCTAAATTGGATACTGGAGGAGATCTGGAGAAAAGGGCAGAGAGTCAAACGTCTAACCGATCAGTGAAATCAAACATATCCGTTAAGTCTTGCCAGTCTAGCTGTCATGTAGAAACTCCGATCGTCAGGGAGGTTCAAGAAAACGAAAATGGGCTGCAAGAAGAGGCCAAGTCTCAGAAGTCAAACCTTAGCACGGCGTCTCCAAATCCAAGTGAAGCCGAAGAGCCTTCCACAGAGACAAATGCTGAGGCACAAAGTCCAGAGCGGGCTGTCAGCGCTCTCTCCGTGAAGTCCAAATCATCAGTTAGGTCCACTGTTTCAAACAAGTCACATTCCTCTAAGAACATCCAAACAGAGTCACCATATACAAATATCACCATAAAAACACCAGTAATTATTGATGAGGATGGAAACGAGAGAGTAAGGAGCTCTGCATCAGCTCAGTCGGGGAAATCTCGTGTTTCAGTTGGGTCATCACAAAAGTCCAACAATGACAGAGCAGCCGATGTTGAAACGGACGCAGATGAGACGGAAGTGACGGATTATGACACAAAAAGTAAATGTTCTGAACAATCTCGAGGTCAGTCACTGTCTCCAACGAGGGCACGGTCCCCACGGAAACGCTCTGTCAAAGATCCGGCTCAGTCCACTGGACAACAGTTGATGCCTAGTGGTAGCGATACAAGAGGACCCAGCGCCTTGTCGGTTCACTCGTCAAAGTCTGCTAAATCCGGTCGATCAAAGTGTTGCTGTGGAGCCAcgtcaggaaaagaaaagcaggaggacaaagaagagaaaagtaAGGAAGGTAATGACGTGGTGAAAAATGAAGAGGCTTCAGAGCAGGCGTCCAGCGTCCGGTCACTCTCAACCAAAAGTAAGAGGAGAGGATCAGGAGGCACCGAACAAACGCTGAGTCGAAAATCTTCAGGGTCCGTCTCTCTCGGTTTGCCCGAAGACCAAGAAACAGCTGAATCGGACAGCGGAAAGTCAAGTGTTTCTTTTCACGTGAACAATCAGAGAGGGAAAACAGCGTCTTCTGATGTCACCAACTGCTCAGCACCACCAGACGCTCAGGGAAATGTGGAGGAAACAGAATCCGCCATGTCTCAAAAGTCCAACGTTGACATTACTTTGTCTCATAATCTTCCAGCAATTGATATCCCCAAGATTGAAACACCGAATGGGAGTAATGAGAACTGGgaaggaagtggaagacaaAAAAGCAGAGCAGGCAGTGCATTATCAGCTAGAAGTAGCAGGTCTCACAAGTCGACTTGTAGCTGCAGCATCAAAGCAGCAGCTCTTGCGATTGAGACAGGAAGTACGAAGTCAAACAATGACAGCAACAGGACTTTATCTGCAATGTCCTCAGCCAGTCCTAGCGTTTGCTGTAAATCTCCTGAGAGAGTCAGCGTTAAGAAATCCAATGTAATAAAATTGACGCCCGAAAGTTCAGCAAATGACACTGACACTCAAACTATCACTCGACCAGCCAGTCAGTCCAAAAGGGAAGAAGATGTCCCCGGCAAAAAGGAACTGGGTGTCCAGACCAAGAGTCCGTGTTGCCTCAGGCCAAAGTCGGCAACTTCGGCTCTGTCAGGTTCTCTGAATTCAAACAAAGATCAAAAGACGAAATCCAAAAGCAGCGCCAAAACATCCAAATCTGAAAAAAGGGCGATTAAAGCACCAAGCCCTTGTTTCAAAAACAGCTCCagaccgcacagcaaggcggagACATGCAGCGAGAGCACTCTGTCTCATTCCCTGTCTGCCGCTGACCTTCTGAAGGAAACCATGACGACCGAACGTCTACGCACTAAGCAGTCAAAGTCCAGCAAGACTAGCGAAAAGTCCTGGAGCGAGAAGAGACAGAGCGAAAACCAGCCTGATCAGGAGCTGCCGGATCTGACACCTGCCTGTTTACCCAACGCTTCCCCCAATGAGGTCGTCAGCGATTGGCTTCGGAGCATTCCCGCCAACAGCGGCATGCTCGGACTCGGTGACGAGCTGCACGAAGATGAGGAGAAAATGACGGTGGAGAAATCTGAAGGAGAGGCagcaaaggaggaagaggaaagtcCTGAAGATGAGAAAgtagagaaaggagagaaaactgATGCCGAACAGGTGGATGAAAAAGAGGAAGCCGGATGTGATGCAACAGATCCAGCTCCGGTCAATGCAACAGAGACTCCTTCACATCCCAAAGCTCTACTGTTGAACGAGCCTTTGCCCAAGAACTGGGATTCTTCAGCTGCCGTGATGAAAGTTCTCCTGAGCTCTTCCACGGGTCGATGTCGGAGCATGCCCGAG GTGTCCCCTGTTTACGGTCGTAGACTGAGTACATCAGCCAGAGGGTTCTTGGACTGTTTGGCCCAACTCCAGCTCATTGAGCCAGTAGTGAGTTCAGGCTTCGACCAACAGAAGAACCGCAGGTTTGAGGACATCATAGCCATCCTTCAGTCTCTTTGGCTGACTGGACCCAGGGAAACGGAGGCCAAGGAGTCCAAGGATATCGGAAAGGAACAGGTGACTCCGCCACGGTCCTCCTCCGGGGTAGATATGAGCAGCGGCTCTGGCGGGTCAGGAAAGGAGAATGGAAATGGAAGTGGAGATGGGAAAgcgcaaaacaaaacaactgagGTAGAATCTTTACATGAGGATGAGCACGGAAAGCAAAACGACAATGAAATCAAGGCGGAAGCAGAAGATCTGGCTAAGACTACGAGTTCGGAAAGCCCAAAAGCCACAGAGAATCCCTCATCATCGGACAAGAGCTCCGCTCCTGACAGCTCCAAATCCCCAACGGATAACGAACAAGAGGCCCCAGAGGACACCAGTTCAGGCACACCTTCGACCGTCCTGCAAGCGCCATTGTCAAAAAAGCTACCCCAAGATCCCGATCCAGTGTGGATCCTGCAGCTTTTAAAGAAAGTGGAGAAACAGTTCATGAGCCACTATAGCAACGCCATGGCGGAGTTCAAAGTTCGGTGGGACCTGGACGACAGCCTCATCTTGGACACCATGATCGCAGAGCTCAGGGACGAGGTGAGCCGACGCATCCAGAGCAGCATCGAAcgggagatgaagaagatccACAGTCGCGTCGGCAAAACCGGAAAGTCGGCCCAGATGCCGAAAAGAGCGAACCTCTCCAGGGACTCCACCATGACGGAGAAGAGGCGTCAGATGTTGAGG GTGATGAAGAACCAGTCGGTGAAAACTGCCGACTCCGTCAGCGACGTGGAGATGGCGGGTGACTTTAGCGACCAAAGAAGCGAGGATGAGTACTGCCCCTGTGAGGCTTGCATCCGCAAAAAAATGGCCGCCCGACCCCTTAAGGTGAATCCGCTTGCAGCCGAAGCGCCGGTGATGATGGAGTTTGACCTCCTCAAAATACTACAGCGGAAGAAAAGCCCACCCCCTTCAGTCGTACCCCCACCTGTGGAGGAGAAGAGCGATAAAATGGCCTCAGACGAGGAGGGGAGGAACTTGGAAGtagtgcaggaggaagaggaggaggaatctaAAGAGGGTGTCAAAGCTGATGTTGTTTTGGAGGAGACAAGCCCAGAGTTGGATgaggaaatggaaaaagatggaggtgagggaggaggaaaagaggaaatcaGTGTgagtgatgaggaagatgagggacTATGCCACTGCCATTGTGCTAAAAATGTGGAGGAGCAGAAAGATGTCGGAGAAGGAGAAGGGGAAACGACTGAAGGGGAGGATACCATGGAAACGACTGACGACACAGCTGAGGGTGAGACGGGTGAAAGCGGGGAGGCGGGCCCTGAATCGAATcccgaggaggaagaagaacaagCAACCGAAAACGAGGATGACGATGCTGC
- the LOC137591404 gene encoding L-threonine 3-dehydrogenase, mitochondrial-like: MLVRSAMKRAWSLPRSSVECLISSRRGVSSSSLQFSTAEETHISPCIDNEHPKVLITGGLGQLGVGLAKLLRTQYGKNNVILTDIWKPPKHICLDGPFIFSDILDHKNLEELVVNNNISWLVHYSTLMSVVAESKIAQAREVNITGLHNILDIATKHGLRVFVPSSIDALGLSSLKDPAPELCVQRPRTIYGVSKVHAELMGEYYHHRYGLDFRCLRYPPIISADSNPGRRITSYTTQIFHAAVKSGCFECNLRSNTRLPMMYIDDCLRATLEILEAPSESLNSRTYNIKAVSFTPHDLAQEIQKVLPEFKITYNVDPIRQATADSWPMAMDDSAAKRDWGWKHEYDLPKMVRAMLSQVATGDTPSRL, encoded by the exons ATGCTGGTGAGGAGTGCCATGAAACGGGCTTGGAGCCTGCCCCGGAGCAGCGTGGAGTGCTTGATCTCATCCAGACGTGGAGTCAGTTCATCCTCACTACAGTTTTCTACTGCTGAGGAAACTCATATTTCACCCTGCATCGATAATGAGCACCCCAAAGTCCTCATCACAG GAGGGCTTGGCCAGCTTGGGGTGGGGCTTGCCAAGTTGCTGAG GACACAATACGGAAAAAACAACGTGATCCTGACGGATATTTGGAAACCGCCCAAACACATCTGCCTCGATG GTCCCTTTATCTTCTCCGACATCCTGGACCACAAGAACCTAGAGGAGTTGGTcgtcaacaacaacatcagctgGCTGGTCCACTACTCCACGTTGATGTCTGTTGTAGCAGAGAGTAAAATCGCTCAGGCCAGGGAGGTCAACATCACGG GTCTCCATAACATATTAGACATAGCAACCAAACATGGTCTGCGTGTGTTTGTCCCCAGCTCTATCGACGCCTTGGGTTTGTCTTCCCTCAAAGATCCCGCCCCCGAGCTGTGTGTGCAGAGACCACGCACCATCTACGGTGTCTCTAAGGTGCACGCAGAGCTGATGGGAGAG TACTACCACCACCGCTACGGGCTGGACTTCCGCTGCCTCAGGTATCCGCCCATCATCTCGGCCGATTCCAACCCAGGGAGAAGGATCACAT CCTACACCACCCAGATCTTCCACGCAGCCGTGAAGAGTGGTTGTTTTGAGTGTAACCTGCGCAGCAACACCAGACTCCCTATGATGTACATCG ACGACTGCCTCAGAGCGACTCTGGAGATCCTGGAAGCTCCGTCAGAATCGTTGAATAGCCGCACCTACAACATCAAGGCCGTGAGCTTCACACCGCATGACCTCGCCCAGGAGATACAAAAGGTCCTACCGGAGTTCAAGATCACCTACAATGTGGATCCCATCCGGCAGGCGACAG ccGACAGCTGGCCAATGGCGATGGATGACAGCGCAGCGAAGCGGGACTGGGGTTGGAAGCACGAGTACGACCTTCCTAAGATGGTGCGGGCCATGCTGTCTCAAGTTGCCACGGGCGACACGCCGAGTCGATTGTAG